One window of the Betaproteobacteria bacterium genome contains the following:
- the secA gene encoding preprotein translocase subunit SecA, translated as MLDSILKSIFGSRNERLLKQYRKTVEKINALEPATEKLTDAELRGKTDEFKDRHQKGETLDQLLPEAFAVVRAASKRSLGMRHFDVQLVGGMVLHDGRIAEMRTGEGKTLMATLPAYLNAISGKGVHIVTVNDYLAQRDSEWMGRVHSFLGLTVGCNLSQMAHDEKQKAFAADITYGTNNEFGFDYLRDNMVTSKAERVMRGLNFAIVDEVDSILIDEARTPLIISGQAEDSTALYQKINLLVPHLKPQDDEKEPGDYWVDLKSHQVTLSETGHERAEELMTENGLLPVGASLYDPANIMLMHHLYAAVRAHALYHRDQHYVVQNGEVVIVDEFTGRMMAGRRWSDGLHQAVEAKEGVKIQNESQTLASITFQNFFRLYKRLSGMTGTADTEAFEFQHIYSLETVIIPPNKQMIRIDNNDLVYITEKEKHAALVKDVKDCFERGQPVLLGTASIENSELLSELLKKEKLPHEVLNAKQHAREAEIVAQAGALHAITIATNMAGRGTDIVLGGNPDREIRAVEKDESLSAEEKRAKVAEIKANWQPLHDKVISVGGLHIVGSERHESRRIDNQLRGRCGRQGDPGSSRFYLSFEDPLLKIFAGEKLKAIMARLKIPEGEAIEARMVSRSIENAQRKVEARNFDIRKQLLEYDDVANDQRKVIYQQRNELLDADDISDTIVGMRGGVLQGTVEQFVPPESVEEQWDVPGLMRTLAADFNLTVPIDEWLKSDAELDSHMIAERVIKQANEDYVTKFKQIEPGLLHQYERSVMLQSIDSHWREHLASLDYLRQGIHLRGYAQKQPKQEYKREAFELFSGMLDGIKREVTQVLINVQVRSEDEVAAAERAAEEAVARAAQNVQYHHADYNEALGGDDADGAGAATGAEVAPQPFVREGVKIGRNDPCWCGSGKKFKQCHGKLT; from the coding sequence ATGCTTGACTCGATCCTGAAGTCCATTTTTGGCAGCCGCAACGAACGCTTGTTGAAGCAATACCGCAAGACCGTCGAGAAGATCAATGCACTCGAACCTGCAACAGAAAAATTGACGGATGCCGAACTGCGCGGCAAGACCGACGAATTCAAGGACCGTCACCAGAAGGGCGAAACGCTGGATCAACTTCTGCCCGAGGCCTTTGCCGTGGTTCGCGCGGCAAGCAAACGCTCGCTTGGCATGCGCCATTTCGACGTCCAGCTGGTCGGTGGCATGGTGCTGCACGACGGCCGGATCGCGGAGATGCGCACCGGCGAGGGCAAAACCCTGATGGCGACGCTGCCGGCGTATCTGAATGCGATTTCCGGCAAAGGTGTCCATATCGTTACGGTCAACGACTACCTCGCGCAACGCGATTCCGAATGGATGGGGCGCGTACATTCCTTCCTTGGGTTGACGGTCGGCTGCAATCTTTCACAAATGGCGCACGATGAAAAGCAGAAAGCGTTCGCTGCTGATATCACCTATGGCACCAACAACGAATTCGGGTTCGATTATCTGCGTGACAACATGGTCACGAGCAAGGCCGAGCGCGTCATGCGCGGGCTCAATTTCGCGATCGTCGATGAGGTGGATTCAATTCTGATCGACGAAGCGCGCACGCCGCTTATCATTTCCGGGCAGGCGGAAGATTCGACCGCGCTATATCAAAAAATCAACCTGCTGGTCCCGCACCTGAAGCCGCAGGACGACGAAAAGGAACCTGGCGACTACTGGGTCGACCTTAAGAGCCATCAGGTGACGCTGTCCGAGACTGGCCACGAGCGTGCCGAGGAGCTGATGACGGAAAATGGCCTGCTGCCGGTCGGCGCTTCGCTTTACGACCCGGCAAACATCATGCTGATGCACCACTTGTACGCGGCCGTGCGTGCGCATGCGCTTTACCACCGCGATCAGCATTACGTGGTACAAAACGGCGAAGTCGTCATCGTCGACGAATTCACCGGCCGCATGATGGCCGGCCGCCGCTGGTCTGATGGCCTGCATCAGGCGGTCGAGGCCAAGGAAGGCGTCAAGATCCAGAACGAATCGCAGACGCTGGCGTCGATCACGTTCCAGAATTTTTTCCGGCTCTACAAGAGGCTTTCCGGCATGACCGGTACTGCGGATACGGAAGCCTTCGAGTTCCAGCACATTTACAGCCTGGAGACCGTGATCATTCCGCCCAACAAGCAGATGATCCGCATAGACAACAACGATCTTGTCTATATCACGGAAAAGGAGAAACACGCGGCGCTGGTGAAGGATGTGAAGGACTGTTTTGAGCGTGGTCAGCCGGTATTGCTTGGCACGGCTTCGATTGAAAATTCTGAACTTCTTTCCGAGCTGCTGAAGAAAGAAAAATTGCCGCATGAAGTGCTGAATGCCAAGCAGCATGCACGCGAAGCTGAAATCGTTGCGCAGGCCGGCGCGCTCCACGCCATTACTATCGCGACGAACATGGCGGGTCGCGGCACGGATATTGTGCTTGGCGGTAATCCGGACCGCGAAATCCGCGCGGTGGAAAAGGATGAATCGCTGTCAGCGGAAGAAAAGCGCGCAAAGGTCGCTGAAATAAAGGCCAACTGGCAGCCACTGCATGACAAAGTGATCTCGGTAGGCGGCCTGCATATTGTTGGCTCCGAGCGTCACGAGTCGAGGCGTATCGACAATCAGTTGCGCGGCCGCTGCGGCCGCCAGGGCGATCCAGGCTCGTCGCGCTTCTACCTTTCGTTCGAAGATCCACTCCTGAAGATATTTGCCGGCGAAAAGCTCAAGGCCATCATGGCGCGGCTGAAGATCCCGGAAGGCGAGGCGATCGAAGCAAGAATGGTCTCGCGTTCCATTGAGAATGCCCAGCGTAAAGTCGAGGCGCGAAACTTCGACATTCGAAAGCAGTTACTCGAATACGATGACGTCGCCAACGACCAGCGCAAGGTCATTTATCAGCAGCGTAACGAATTGCTCGATGCTGACGACATCTCCGACACCATCGTCGGCATGCGTGGCGGCGTGTTGCAGGGCACGGTTGAGCAGTTCGTGCCGCCGGAAAGCGTGGAAGAGCAGTGGGACGTGCCGGGCCTCATGCGGACGCTGGCCGCCGATTTCAATTTAACCGTGCCGATCGACGAGTGGCTGAAGTCCGACGCCGAACTCGACAGCCACATGATTGCGGAACGTGTGATCAAGCAGGCCAACGAGGACTATGTGACCAAATTCAAGCAGATCGAGCCTGGTTTGTTACATCAATACGAGCGCTCTGTGATGCTGCAATCGATCGATTCACATTGGCGTGAACATCTGGCTTCGCTGGATTACCTGCGGCAGGGTATTCACTTGCGCGGCTATGCGCAAAAGCAGCCGAAACAGGAATACAAACGCGAGGCATTTGAGCTATTCAGCGGCATGCTCGATGGTATCAAGCGCGAAGTCACGCAGGTCCTCATCAACGTGCAAGTACGCTCCGAGGATGAAGTCGCCGCGGCAGAGCGGGCGGCCGAGGAGGCCGTGGCCAGAGCCGCACAGAACGTGCAGTACCACCATGCTGATTACAATGAAGCACTGGGTGGCGACGATGCCGATGGCGCGGGGGCTGCGACAGGTGCGGAAGTCGCGCCTCAGCCATTCGTGCGCGAAGGCGTGAAGATCGGTCGTAACGACCCCTGTTGGTGTGGCTCCGGCAAGAAGTTCAAGCAGTGTCATGGCAAGCTGACCTGA
- a CDS encoding cupin domain-containing protein, with the protein MKTAYADAPPFITKDRSVIRELMHPGQHAPSTMSFAEAIIDTGGTTLMHFHRTSEEIYHVTQGTGSMRLGSAEFGIRAGDTIMISPGTRHNVTNTGNAPLQIVCVCHPPYADDDTQLL; encoded by the coding sequence ATGAAGACCGCCTACGCAGATGCTCCACCTTTCATTACCAAAGACCGGTCCGTGATCCGCGAATTGATGCACCCCGGGCAACACGCGCCCTCGACCATGAGTTTCGCCGAAGCAATCATCGATACGGGTGGCACGACGCTGATGCATTTCCACCGGACGTCGGAAGAGATTTATCACGTCACGCAAGGAACAGGAAGCATGCGGCTGGGATCGGCTGAATTCGGCATTCGTGCCGGCGACACCATCATGATTTCACCGGGCACACGGCACAATGTGACCAATACCGGGAACGCGCCGCTACAAATAGTCTGTGTATGTCATCCGCCTTACGCGGACGACGATACCCAACTGCTGTAG
- the argJ gene encoding bifunctional glutamate N-acetyltransferase/amino-acid acetyltransferase ArgJ, which produces MAVNYVAPTAESLLPVIGVTLGYAKAEVKKPDRKDMLVIALEAGSRAAGVFTQNRFCAAPVLVCREHLKHKRGTEIRALVINTGCANAGTGERGLADAKSTCEAVANALGCKPSQVLPFSTGVILEHLPMERIFAGIPKCVSNLTPSGWFDAAQAIMTTDTVTKGVSRQIDIDGNTVTITGISKGAGMIEPNMATMLAFIATDAVVGDDVLHDMVKVAADISFNAITVDGDTSTNDSLILMATGKAGNPPINGEGTAEYAKLQVAVNEVAIALAQAIIRDGEGATKFMTVKVEGGKTRDECRKIGKAIANSPLVKTAFFASDPNLGRILAAIGYAGISDLDTSKIRLYLGPVLVAEHGGRAESYKEELGKAVMKESEILVRVELARGIESATVWTCDFSYDYVKINADYRS; this is translated from the coding sequence ATGGCCGTCAATTACGTCGCTCCCACCGCCGAATCCCTGTTGCCTGTCATAGGCGTGACGCTCGGTTACGCCAAGGCTGAAGTAAAGAAACCCGACCGCAAGGACATGCTGGTGATTGCGCTTGAAGCCGGGTCACGCGCGGCAGGCGTATTTACCCAGAACCGTTTTTGCGCGGCTCCCGTTCTGGTGTGTCGCGAGCACCTCAAGCACAAGCGCGGCACAGAGATTCGTGCTCTGGTGATCAATACCGGTTGCGCGAACGCGGGTACCGGTGAGCGCGGATTGGCGGACGCCAAGTCAACTTGTGAAGCCGTCGCAAACGCACTCGGATGCAAGCCATCGCAGGTGCTGCCATTTTCGACGGGCGTGATTCTGGAACACTTGCCGATGGAGCGCATTTTTGCGGGTATTCCGAAATGTGTATCAAACCTCACGCCGAGCGGCTGGTTCGACGCAGCGCAAGCCATCATGACCACCGACACTGTCACGAAAGGCGTGTCGCGGCAGATCGATATTGATGGCAATACGGTCACGATCACCGGCATCTCCAAAGGCGCGGGCATGATCGAGCCGAATATGGCGACCATGCTGGCGTTTATCGCTACCGATGCGGTGGTGGGTGACGACGTGTTGCATGACATGGTGAAAGTGGCGGCAGATATTTCATTCAATGCCATCACAGTCGATGGCGACACCTCGACAAACGATTCGCTGATCCTGATGGCAACGGGCAAGGCCGGCAACCCGCCCATCAATGGTGAAGGTACAGCCGAATACGCGAAGCTGCAGGTGGCCGTGAATGAAGTGGCGATCGCGCTGGCGCAGGCCATCATCCGTGACGGTGAAGGTGCGACAAAATTCATGACCGTCAAGGTAGAGGGCGGAAAGACGCGCGACGAGTGCCGGAAAATTGGCAAGGCCATCGCCAACTCCCCGCTGGTCAAAACGGCATTTTTCGCGAGCGACCCGAATCTTGGCCGCATCCTGGCGGCTATCGGATATGCTGGTATCAGCGATCTCGATACGAGCAAGATCCGACTCTATCTCGGGCCGGTACTGGTAGCCGAACATGGCGGCCGTGCGGAAAGCTACAAGGAAGAGCTCGGCAAAGCCGTGATGAAAGAGAGTGAGATCCTGGTGCGCGTCGAATTGGCGAGAGGGATCGAAAGTGCAACGGTTTGGACCTGCGATTTTTCCTACGACTACGTAAAGATCAACGCGGACTACCGTTCCTGA
- a CDS encoding ATP-binding protein: protein MFPKIDKVLGRVESLLARIENHLPESDAALDWKKFIAFRWRRTSSLFGNRGHLVGVTHPHVITFDDLKDIDDQKSRLEANTRQFVHGKSANNILLTGARGTGKSSLVKAALQRFAKDGLRLIEVDRGDLLDLPEIADLIANRPERFIIFSDDLSFEANDPGYKALKSVLDGGIAATNDNLLIYATSNRRHLMPEKMSENLETKHTEDGEIHPGETTEEKISLSERFGLWLSFYPFGQEEYLQIVDHWVTALAGARHPDPDAMHKAALLWALERGSRSGRVAYQFARDWAGRHRPVAKKAPVKKTPRRK from the coding sequence ATGTTTCCAAAAATCGACAAGGTCCTTGGCCGCGTAGAGTCATTGCTGGCTCGTATTGAGAACCACCTTCCGGAATCCGACGCGGCGCTCGACTGGAAAAAATTCATTGCCTTTCGCTGGCGGCGCACATCATCCTTGTTTGGCAATCGCGGACATCTGGTCGGTGTAACGCACCCACACGTCATCACCTTTGATGACCTGAAGGATATTGATGACCAGAAATCCCGCCTGGAAGCCAATACGCGCCAGTTCGTGCACGGTAAAAGTGCCAACAATATTCTGTTGACGGGGGCGCGCGGCACCGGCAAGTCTTCCCTGGTGAAAGCCGCGCTGCAGCGTTTCGCCAAGGATGGTTTGCGATTGATCGAGGTCGATCGCGGCGACCTGCTCGACCTGCCGGAAATCGCCGACTTGATTGCGAACCGTCCCGAGCGCTTCATTATTTTCAGCGACGATCTTTCATTTGAAGCCAACGATCCCGGATACAAAGCGCTGAAATCGGTACTCGACGGCGGCATCGCGGCGACCAACGACAATCTTCTCATCTATGCCACCAGCAATCGCCGCCATCTAATGCCGGAAAAGATGAGCGAGAACCTTGAAACCAAACATACCGAAGATGGCGAGATTCATCCGGGTGAAACAACCGAAGAAAAAATTTCCCTCTCCGAGCGCTTTGGACTGTGGCTGTCGTTTTATCCGTTCGGGCAGGAGGAGTACCTGCAGATCGTCGATCACTGGGTCACCGCCCTTGCTGGCGCCAGGCATCCCGATCCCGACGCGATGCACAAGGCTGCGCTGCTATGGGCACTTGAGCGCGGATCGCGAAGCGGTCGCGTTGCTTACCAGTTCGCGCGCGACTGGGCGGGCCGTCATCGCCCGGTGGCGAAGAAAGCTCCTGTAAAAAAAACACCGCGCCGGAAATGA
- a CDS encoding Nudix family hydrolase, producing the protein MTQEITEVAVAIFQKPDGTFLLSSRPEGKPYPGYWEFPGGKIESGETVLQAMIRELVEELNVTITKATPWFTFMMHYTHATVRLHCWRVSAWRGEMRGMEGQHFEWQHLDALTVSPTLPGCVPIFRALALPCLYAITNAAEAGMETYLTQLERALESGLKLVQVREKSLSGDVLFKFAQGVVKRAHAHGARVLVNGDVDLAVRIGADGVHLTAAQLAACSTRPDLALVAASTHAREEIELAARLNLDFVVLGAVKPTATHPGHAPLGWHRFGELVNATPLPVFALGGLTPDDLQVAIEHGAQGVAMQRGLRGLR; encoded by the coding sequence ATGACGCAAGAAATTACCGAAGTGGCCGTCGCGATTTTCCAGAAACCCGACGGCACTTTCCTGTTGTCGTCGCGCCCGGAAGGCAAGCCCTATCCCGGTTACTGGGAATTTCCCGGGGGCAAGATCGAGTCTGGCGAAACAGTGCTGCAGGCCATGATCCGCGAACTGGTGGAGGAGCTGAACGTCACCATCACCAAAGCGACCCCTTGGTTTACGTTCATGATGCACTACACGCATGCTACTGTCAGGTTGCATTGCTGGCGGGTAAGCGCGTGGCGAGGCGAGATGCGTGGCATGGAAGGGCAGCATTTCGAATGGCAGCATTTGGACGCGTTGACCGTTTCGCCGACCTTGCCGGGATGCGTGCCGATCTTCAGGGCGCTGGCGTTGCCATGCCTCTATGCGATTACCAATGCCGCCGAGGCCGGCATGGAAACTTACCTCACTCAGCTCGAACGCGCCCTGGAAAGTGGACTGAAGCTGGTACAGGTTCGCGAGAAGAGTCTGTCGGGCGACGTTCTGTTTAAATTCGCACAGGGAGTAGTGAAGAGGGCGCATGCACACGGCGCAAGAGTGCTGGTGAACGGTGACGTGGATCTCGCGGTGCGTATTGGCGCGGATGGTGTTCATTTAACCGCCGCCCAGCTTGCCGCGTGCAGCACGCGACCGGATCTTGCATTGGTCGCCGCGTCCACGCACGCTCGCGAAGAGATCGAACTCGCCGCCCGGCTAAATCTGGACTTCGTGGTGCTCGGTGCGGTGAAACCGACCGCGACGCATCCCGGGCATGCGCCGCTGGGCTGGCATCGGTTTGGGGAATTGGTGAACGCGACGCCGTTACCGGTCTTTGCGCTGGGAGGATTGACCCCCGATGACCTGCAAGTGGCGATTGAGCATGGTGCGCAGGGTGTGGCAATGCAGAGGGGATTAAGGGGATTGCGCTAG
- a CDS encoding HAD hydrolase-like protein, with the protein MTAVSLSLIILFDLDGTLTDPKEGITRCINYALERMAREPLDTNELLFAIGPPLRASFARLLETDDPRAIELAMKYYRERFTTVGLLENAVYPGIPEVLEMLKTRDCRMLLATAKPHIYAQRILDHFNLLANFDGVFGSELDGTRQHKGDLLAHLLDREAIDTADRRTVMIGDRSHDIDAAHANGCAAMGVSWGYGSASELRHADMLCDFPMDIVNVLGKRYVRSGDWREA; encoded by the coding sequence ATGACAGCCGTGTCACTCTCCCTCATCATTCTCTTCGACCTTGATGGCACATTGACCGATCCCAAAGAGGGAATTACCCGCTGCATCAACTATGCATTGGAGCGCATGGCGCGCGAGCCCTTGGACACCAATGAACTGCTGTTTGCCATTGGTCCGCCGCTACGCGCATCATTCGCCAGGTTGCTGGAAACCGATGACCCGCGCGCAATCGAGTTAGCGATGAAATATTATCGTGAACGCTTTACCACGGTGGGGTTGCTCGAAAACGCCGTCTATCCCGGCATCCCCGAGGTGCTGGAAATGCTGAAAACGCGCGACTGCCGGATGCTGCTCGCCACGGCGAAACCACACATCTATGCGCAGCGGATTCTCGATCACTTCAACCTGCTTGCGAATTTCGATGGCGTCTTTGGCAGCGAGCTGGATGGCACGCGGCAGCACAAGGGTGATTTGCTCGCCCATCTTCTGGATCGCGAAGCGATCGATACCGCGGACCGGCGCACCGTCATGATCGGCGATCGCTCGCACGATATCGACGCCGCGCACGCCAACGGCTGCGCGGCGATGGGCGTTTCGTGGGGCTATGGGAGCGCATCAGAACTTCGCCATGCAGACATGCTGTGCGATTTTCCAATGGACATCGTCAACGTGCTCGGAAAGCGATATGTGCGGTCCGGCGATTGGCGCGAAGCGTAA
- the bioD gene encoding dethiobiotin synthase: MSGFFITGTDTGVGKTFATCALIHALQRRGLAVATMKPIAAGNIDVNGVPMNEDVALLMDATGHRFPLHAVNPYCFRAAIAPHIAAKQEGVEIDMAVIQTAYSHLAERADVVLVEGAGGFLVPLSDNESMALIPAALQLPALLVVGMRLGCINHALLTVEAIRSRGLPLAGWIANSPGTPMTAFDENLTTLKRMIDAPLIGNIAHANIDSRDANQILRAARLAASHLSTEIFVPVHPKD; the protein is encoded by the coding sequence ATGAGCGGCTTCTTTATCACCGGCACCGATACCGGCGTTGGCAAGACATTTGCTACCTGCGCGCTGATTCACGCGTTGCAGCGACGCGGACTGGCTGTTGCAACGATGAAGCCGATTGCGGCGGGAAACATCGACGTAAACGGCGTGCCGATGAATGAGGACGTTGCATTGCTCATGGATGCGACCGGGCACCGTTTCCCGCTGCACGCCGTCAATCCCTATTGTTTCAGGGCCGCAATCGCACCGCACATTGCTGCCAAACAAGAGGGCGTCGAAATCGACATGGCGGTGATTCAGACCGCCTATAGCCATCTCGCCGAGCGTGCCGACGTGGTACTGGTCGAAGGTGCCGGCGGCTTCCTGGTGCCGCTGTCAGACAATGAATCGATGGCGCTGATTCCGGCGGCCTTGCAGTTGCCGGCGCTTCTGGTCGTCGGCATGCGGCTCGGCTGCATCAATCATGCGCTATTGACGGTGGAGGCGATTCGTTCACGCGGACTACCGCTGGCGGGATGGATCGCCAATTCGCCCGGGACGCCGATGACTGCATTCGATGAAAACCTCACGACGCTGAAACGCATGATCGACGCACCGCTCATCGGCAACATTGCGCATGCAAACATCGATTCCCGGGACGCGAATCAAATATTGCGAGCGGCGCGCCTCGCGGCCTCGCATTTGTCGACGGAAATTTTCGTTCCTGTTCACCCCAAGGATTGA
- the bioC gene encoding malonyl-ACP O-methyltransferase BioC has protein sequence MSSPPLPEKRAVRQSFGASAATYDAHAFLQREIGARLFERLQYIKLTPHRILDIGSGTGYATQRLREHYADAELIALDLAPDMLNFARQKTGSPSLLKRLLGKSPGQRYVCADAEALPLASESIDFALSNLALQWCDPERVARETSRVLKPKGLFMFTTFGPDTLKELRAAFKTIDSAPHVNAFPDMHDIGDILLHAGFADPVMDQEIVTLTYADLKPLLRELKGIGAHNVLPGRSTGLMGKHRWQRMVDAYETFRKDGRLPATYEVVYGHAWKPEFSARKTIGGEQQIELAEFKRMLKKP, from the coding sequence TTGAGTTCACCTCCGCTACCTGAGAAACGCGCCGTGCGTCAATCCTTTGGTGCATCGGCCGCCACCTACGACGCGCACGCTTTTCTGCAGCGCGAGATTGGCGCGCGGCTGTTCGAGCGCCTGCAATACATCAAGCTCACGCCGCATCGGATTCTGGATATCGGCAGCGGTACCGGCTACGCCACGCAACGACTGCGTGAACACTACGCGGACGCCGAACTGATCGCGCTCGACCTTGCACCGGACATGCTGAATTTCGCGCGACAAAAAACGGGCAGTCCGTCGCTGCTCAAACGCCTGCTGGGAAAATCCCCCGGCCAGCGCTACGTTTGCGCCGATGCCGAAGCATTGCCGCTAGCCAGTGAGAGTATTGATTTTGCGCTATCGAATCTGGCGTTGCAGTGGTGCGATCCCGAGCGCGTCGCCAGGGAAACTTCCCGCGTGCTGAAACCGAAAGGGCTTTTCATGTTCACCACCTTCGGGCCGGATACGCTGAAGGAATTGCGCGCCGCTTTCAAGACCATCGATAGTGCGCCGCACGTCAACGCCTTTCCCGACATGCACGACATCGGCGATATCCTCTTGCACGCGGGCTTTGCCGATCCCGTGATGGATCAGGAGATCGTCACTCTTACCTATGCGGACCTGAAGCCGTTGCTGCGCGAGTTGAAAGGCATCGGCGCGCACAACGTACTGCCCGGCCGCTCAACCGGGCTAATGGGAAAACATCGCTGGCAACGCATGGTGGATGCGTATGAAACATTTCGCAAGGACGGCCGGCTGCCGGCGACCTATGAAGTCGTCTATGGGCACGCCTGGAAACCGGAATTCAGCGCACGCAAGACCATCGGCGGTGAGCAGCAGATCGAACTGGCGGAATTCAAGCGCATGCTGAAGAAACCATGA